The following coding sequences lie in one Crassostrea angulata isolate pt1a10 chromosome 10, ASM2561291v2, whole genome shotgun sequence genomic window:
- the LOC128168380 gene encoding uncharacterized protein LOC128168380 yields the protein MHGLIHCKIEIPESIQCIFFIGIDRYEGLHHMSESVFVGLRDKVGTSKQVAIRRETMDIKEMVDRRVAPYDGVIGMLSGSRREGFSLEGSDIDFMYWPNNHRVIMDMSQSEYYNKANTTLILSDSFESPPGFTLLQLLTPTTDRDVQSACVRMNDKVYISSSAFRQIVLLCLAPPGLNVTEHGPCSNFIIKEEHEGDLALCFVCDFWPLSASSWINRCHSWPDPEVVDDIVRNGCHFVAIGHPLGPHANEEWRISFSQAEYKCVYAMNHCQFLTYGLLKLFLKEVLNKQLEETNKLLCSYHMKTTIFWAIQQNTLPHWCPQNLLAGFWVCFKLLLKWVYKGICPNFFIPQNNMFLTKVHGSAQNRLFLQLHELYKKGLACLLQSPSIRSYIIDVLYNPRVFVCTDENFMKSEVDCDVELGYKMVDRITCNSRLNIDLHSCVKYVYGIEQCVDLRLTHYEVFMLQRLTASFLRNTAVVLHNMCTNTRANKRMYIADKMSRHMLKLAAKFGNVSDMLFIAIYYYKTLRYREASSLIKITKAKLAQPYLMYNECVDRERYIEAVGGQSLSTKMRQAVAKDIILDTRIFYISELIPEQQSALQNVVHVLYIPVFVMLHFLEFLCYRHIDTTLSQAALDELQVLVHHDQGLYVPDLLRDISWEILGICQQITGNHQAALYSYQQSLTQYPLHQIHTATQMRIQDL from the coding sequence ATGCATGGTCTTATACACTGCAAAATAGAGATTCCTGAGTCaattcaatgtattttttttattggtattGACAGATATGAGGGACTGCATCACATGTCAGAGTCCGTGTTTGTGGGACTGCGTGATAAAGTGGGAACCTCAAAACAGGTGGCTATCAGGAGGGAGACAATGGACATCAAGGAGATGGTGGACAGACGAGTGGCACCTTATGATGGAGTCATTGGGATGTTGAGTGGAAGTAGAAGAGAAGGGTTTAGTCTGGAGGGATCAGATATTGACTTTATGTACTGGCCAAACAACCACCGAGTGATCATGGACATGTCTCAGTCTGAGTATTACAACAAAGCCAATACAACCTTGATTCTCTCTGACAGTTTtgagagtccaccaggattcactCTACTTCAGTTACTGACACCAACAACAGACAGAGACGTCCAATCAGCATGCGTCAGAATGAATGACAAAGTCTATATATCTAGTTCTGCATTCAGACAGATAGTATTACTTTGTTTAGCACCACCGGGACTTAATGTTACTGAACATGGACCCTGtagtaattttattattaaagaagAACATGAAGGTGACCTTGCCTTGtgttttgtttgtgactttTGGCCTCTGTCTGCTTCCTCATGGATAAACAGATGTCACTCATGGCCTGATCCTGAAGTTGTTGATGACATTGTCAGAAATGGATGTcactttgtagcaataggacacCCATTAGGACCCCATGCAAATGAAGAATGGAGAATTTCTTTCTCCCAGGCAGAGTATAAATGTGTGTATGCAATGAACCACTGTCAGTTTTTGACTTATGGattattaaaactttttcttaaaGAAGTTTTAAATAAACAGTTAGAAGAAACCAATAAACTGTTGTGTTCCTATCACATGAAGACAACTATTTTCTGGGcaattcaacaaaacacactaCCTCACTGGTGTCCACAAAACCTCCTAGCAggtttctgggtctgctttaAACTCCTCCTAAAATGGGTGTATAAGGGGATCTGTCCTAACTTTTTCAtcccacaaaacaacatgtttctGACAAAGGTCCATGGCTCAGCACAAAACAGATTGTTCCTACAGttacatgaattgtacaagAAAGGTCTGGCCTGTCTGTTACAGAGTCCCTCTATCAGGTCCTACATCATTGATGTCCTGTACAATCCTAGAGTTTTTGTTTGTACAGATGAGAATTTCATGAAGTCTGAAGTTGACTGTGATGTAGAACTTGGCTATAAGATGGTAGATCGTATTACTTGCAATAGCAGACTCAACATAGATCTCCACAGTTGTGTGAAATACGTATATGGAATAGAACAGTGTGTAGATTTACGCCTAACACACTATGAAGTCTTCATGTTACAGAGACTTACAGCGTCCTTCCTTCGAAACACAGCTGTTGTATTACACAACATGTGCACTAACACAAGAGCTAACAAACGGATGTATATTGCAGACAAAATGTCCCGCCACATGCTGAAATTAGCAGCCAAGTTTGGGAATGTTTCTGACATGTTATTCATTGCCATTTATTATTACAAGACACTCAGATACAGGGAAGCTTCATCTCTTATAAAGATAACAAAGGCCAAGTTAGCACAGCCATATCTGATGTATAATGAATGTGTAGATAGGGAGAGATATATTGAGGCTGTAGGGGGACAGTCCTTGTCTACAAAGATGAGACAAGCTGTAGCAAAGGATATCATACTTGACACCAGAATCTTTTATATCAGTGAACTAATACCAGAACAACAGTCTGCTCTACAGAATGTAGTGCATGTATTATATATCCCAGTGTTTGTAATGTTACACTTCCTAGAGTTCTTGTGTTACAGACACATTGATACAACATTATCACAAGCAGCTCTAGATGAGCTACAGGTCCTAGTCCACCATGATCAGGGACTGTATGTACCTGATCTATTAAGAGACATCTCCTGGGAGatcctggggatctgtcaacagatcacaGGGAACCACCAGGCTGCTCTATACTCATACCAACAGTCACTCACACAGTATCCATTACACCAAATACACACTGCTACACAGATGAGAATACAGGATTTATAG